One genomic segment of Streptomyces liangshanensis includes these proteins:
- a CDS encoding C40 family peptidase has product MSARRLRSVCTTALVTATALTLVPWGAGGPGAGRGVSVAYGLAGSESGSGSDSDSGSGSGGAGTPGAPGAPGAAGPAAASGGIAGVLVRLQRLYQEAEEAGEAFNATDVELARLRADARRLGGGLDRARTALALSRNEAGRLAREQYQGRSGLSGYVRLLLARDPQSALDEGHLMERAARGRAATLARLTSGERRAGALADASRRALQRQQVLAARQKKQRDTVRARLGEVERMLASLTPGQLVALAALEKAATDKAQRELITSGALGNVPGASPAAGRPGAPGPAATGGPPRPATPSPRGGEALAYAVGQIGKPYEWGAEGPRSFDCSGLTSEAWARAGVAVPRTSQRQWRDLPRVPLNRLRPGDLVVYFPKATHVAIYLGDGLVIQAPRPGARVKVSPIAANPLLGAVRPDPGARPLPSYEPPRLPPGAGSGSDLGNDAAP; this is encoded by the coding sequence GTGTCAGCGAGAAGGCTGCGATCCGTCTGCACGACGGCCCTGGTCACGGCAACGGCCCTCACCCTGGTGCCCTGGGGCGCGGGCGGGCCGGGGGCGGGGCGGGGGGTTTCGGTGGCGTACGGGCTCGCGGGCTCGGAGTCGGGGTCCGGCTCGGACTCGGACTCGGGCTCGGGCAGCGGTGGCGCTGGTACTCCCGGTGCGCCCGGTGCGCCTGGTGCCGCCGGGCCGGCTGCCGCGTCCGGCGGGATCGCGGGCGTGTTGGTCAGGCTCCAGCGGCTCTACCAGGAGGCCGAGGAGGCGGGAGAGGCGTTCAACGCCACGGATGTGGAGCTGGCGCGGTTGCGGGCCGACGCCCGCCGCCTCGGCGGCGGGCTCGACCGGGCCCGTACCGCCCTCGCCCTCAGCCGGAACGAAGCCGGGCGGCTGGCCCGTGAGCAGTACCAGGGGCGGTCCGGCCTCTCCGGTTACGTACGGCTCCTCCTCGCCCGCGACCCCCAGTCCGCCCTGGACGAGGGCCACCTCATGGAACGCGCCGCGCGCGGCAGGGCCGCCACCCTCGCCCGCCTGACCAGCGGCGAGCGGCGGGCCGGCGCCCTGGCCGACGCCTCGCGCCGGGCCCTCCAGCGGCAACAGGTGCTCGCCGCACGGCAGAAGAAGCAGCGCGACACCGTACGGGCCCGGCTCGGCGAGGTCGAGAGGATGCTCGCCTCCCTCACCCCCGGGCAGCTCGTCGCGCTGGCCGCGCTGGAGAAGGCCGCCACGGACAAGGCCCAGCGCGAGCTGATCACCTCGGGCGCGCTCGGGAACGTACCGGGCGCGAGCCCGGCGGCCGGACGGCCCGGAGCGCCGGGTCCGGCGGCAACGGGGGGTCCTCCCCGGCCCGCCACCCCCTCCCCCCGAGGCGGCGAGGCGCTCGCGTACGCCGTCGGCCAGATCGGCAAACCGTACGAGTGGGGTGCCGAGGGGCCCCGGTCCTTCGACTGCTCGGGGCTGACCTCCGAGGCCTGGGCGCGCGCCGGGGTCGCCGTCCCCCGTACCAGCCAGCGGCAGTGGCGCGACCTCCCCCGCGTGCCCCTGAACCGGCTGCGCCCCGGTGACCTGGTCGTCTACTTCCCCAAGGCCACCCATGTGGCGATCTACCTCGGCGACGGCCTGGTGATCCAGGCCCCCCGCCCCGGCGCCCGCGTCAAGGTCTCCCCGATCGCGGCGAACCCCCTGCTCGGCGCGGTACGCCCGGACCCGGGCGCGCGCCCCCTGCCGTCGTACGAACCCCCGCGCCTGCCGCCGGGCGCCGGGAGCGGCTCCGACCTGGGCAACGACGCGGCCCCCTGA
- a CDS encoding FAD-dependent oxidoreductase, producing the protein MRRVLIVGAGQSGLQLALGLQSYGYEVTLMSNRTADEIRTGRVMSTQCMFHTALQHERDLRLDFWEAQAPRIVGVGVSLADPAAPAELSRPVDWLGRLDAFAQSVDQRVKMAGWMDTFARRGGQLVIHGAAVSDLDHFSRMYDLVLVSAGKGEIVSLFARDAARSPFGGPRRALAVAYVHGLGPRPEHPDEDAARCNLVPGVGELFVIPTLTTGGRADILFWEGVPGGPLDVFEGVRDPADVLSLVLESMERFTPWEYGRATKIELTDANATLCGRYTPTVRDPVGRLPGGGLVLGVADVVVANDPVTGQGSNSASKCAAAYLDAILAHGDRVFDEAWMRAAFDGFWASARHATKWTNTMLDPPRDHVLRLIQAGATLQPVADRIANGFDDPADFEDFFYEEERAEAYLAGVRAGGAGAGG; encoded by the coding sequence GTGCGGAGGGTGCTCATCGTCGGGGCCGGCCAGTCCGGGCTGCAACTCGCCCTCGGACTCCAGTCGTACGGCTACGAGGTCACGCTGATGTCGAACCGCACGGCGGACGAGATCAGGACCGGCCGGGTGATGTCGACCCAGTGCATGTTCCACACGGCGCTCCAGCACGAGCGTGACCTGCGGCTGGACTTCTGGGAGGCGCAGGCGCCCAGGATCGTGGGCGTCGGCGTCTCCCTCGCCGATCCCGCCGCGCCGGCCGAGCTGTCCCGTCCCGTGGACTGGCTCGGCCGGCTCGACGCGTTCGCCCAATCCGTCGACCAGCGCGTCAAGATGGCGGGCTGGATGGACACCTTCGCGCGGCGCGGCGGCCAGTTGGTCATCCATGGCGCGGCCGTCTCCGACCTGGACCACTTCTCGCGTATGTACGACCTCGTCCTGGTCTCGGCCGGCAAGGGCGAGATCGTCTCCCTGTTCGCCCGGGACGCGGCGCGTTCGCCGTTCGGCGGCCCGCGCCGGGCGCTGGCGGTCGCGTACGTGCACGGGCTCGGCCCCCGGCCCGAGCATCCCGACGAGGACGCGGCGCGCTGCAACCTGGTCCCGGGGGTGGGGGAGTTGTTCGTGATCCCGACCCTGACGACCGGCGGGCGCGCGGACATCCTGTTCTGGGAGGGGGTGCCGGGCGGGCCGCTGGACGTGTTCGAGGGGGTACGGGACCCGGCCGACGTCCTGTCGCTCGTACTGGAGTCGATGGAACGGTTCACGCCGTGGGAGTACGGCCGGGCCACGAAGATCGAGCTGACGGACGCGAACGCCACGCTCTGCGGGCGCTACACCCCGACCGTCCGCGACCCGGTCGGCCGGCTGCCCGGCGGCGGCCTGGTCCTCGGCGTCGCGGACGTCGTCGTCGCCAACGACCCGGTCACCGGCCAGGGTTCCAACTCGGCGTCCAAGTGCGCGGCGGCGTACCTGGACGCGATCCTCGCGCACGGGGACCGGGTGTTCGACGAGGCGTGGATGAGGGCGGCGTTCGACGGCTTCTGGGCGAGCGCGCGGCACGCCACCAAGTGGACGAACACGATGCTGGACCCGCCCCGCGACCACGTCCTGCGCCTGATCCAGGCCGGCGCGACCCTCCAGCCGGTGGCGGACCGCATCGCGAACGGCTTCGACGACCCGGCGGACTTCGAGGACTTCTTCTACGAGGAGGAGAGGGCGGAGGCGTATCTGGCGGGGGTGCGGGCGGGGGGCGCCGGGGCGGGCGGCTGA
- a CDS encoding AurF N-oxygenase family protein: MPRATAQTPTPHEPPAPATERDIEILRDALGPLRDREQVAARLLEASAKHSFDPDEELDWDAPAEAGKWFWPPELVSLYDTPLWRKMSEGRRMDLARHEAASLASLGIWFEIILMQLLVRHIYDKPVTSNHVRYALTEIADECRHSMMFAKMVDKGGTPSYPVPRLYHNLARVLKTVSTTPGSFAATLLGEEILDWMQRLTFPDERVQPLVRGVTRIHVVEEARHVRYAREELRRQMVTAPRWEQELTRLSCGQAARVFSVCFVNPSVYDHVGVDRREAVAQVRLSGHRREVMQSGARRLTDFLDDIGVLRGPGRRMWKASGLLA, from the coding sequence ATGCCCCGAGCCACTGCTCAGACGCCCACCCCGCACGAACCTCCCGCCCCCGCCACCGAGCGGGACATCGAGATCCTCCGTGACGCCCTCGGCCCGCTCAGGGACCGGGAGCAGGTCGCCGCGCGGCTCCTCGAAGCGTCCGCCAAGCACTCCTTCGACCCGGACGAGGAGTTGGACTGGGACGCGCCGGCCGAGGCCGGGAAGTGGTTCTGGCCGCCGGAACTGGTCTCCCTCTACGACACCCCGCTCTGGCGGAAGATGTCCGAGGGCCGGCGCATGGACCTGGCCAGGCACGAGGCCGCGTCGCTCGCCTCGCTCGGCATCTGGTTCGAGATCATCCTCATGCAGCTGCTGGTGCGGCACATCTACGACAAGCCCGTGACCAGCAACCATGTCCGCTACGCGCTCACCGAGATAGCCGACGAGTGCCGGCACTCCATGATGTTCGCGAAGATGGTCGACAAGGGCGGCACCCCCTCGTACCCGGTGCCGAGGCTCTACCACAACCTCGCGCGCGTCCTCAAAACCGTGTCCACCACGCCCGGTTCCTTCGCCGCGACCCTCCTCGGGGAGGAGATCCTCGACTGGATGCAGCGGTTGACCTTCCCCGACGAACGGGTCCAGCCGCTCGTGCGCGGGGTGACGCGGATCCATGTGGTCGAGGAGGCGCGCCATGTCCGGTACGCCCGAGAGGAGTTGCGGCGCCAGATGGTGACCGCGCCGCGCTGGGAACAGGAACTCACCCGCCTCAGCTGCGGCCAGGCCGCGCGCGTCTTCTCCGTCTGCTTCGTGAACCCGAGCGTGTACGACCACGTCGGCGTGGACCGGCGGGAGGCGGTCGCCCAGGTCCGGCTGAGCGGCCACCGGCGGGAGGTCATGCAGTCGGGCGCCCGGCGGCTGACGGACTTCCTCGACGACATCGGCGTGCTGCGCGGGCCGGGGCGGCGGATGTGGAAGGCGTCGGGGCTGCTGGCCTGA
- a CDS encoding ADP-ribosylglycohydrolase family protein produces the protein MTHPNLRADGADRAAARRSLEGLALGDAFGERWFPLFRDPDRAFQEIQARRTPPEAEWHWTDDTALALAVHRVLGEYGTVDQDRLAACFADTFHADPARGYGHGMHVLLPELLAAPERWRALAPELFEGGSLGNGAAMRVAPLGAWFHADLARVTEQAVLSAEVTHAHPQGIAGAVAVAVAAALSVRGELSVAAVAEATPEGVVREGLARAAALPFTTAPWKAADILGNGRRIRADDTVPFAVWTAARHPDDLTAALWSTAEGFGDVDTTCAITGGIVAARTGLSGVPAEWLKRREALPLP, from the coding sequence ATGACGCACCCGAACCTCCGCGCAGACGGCGCCGACCGTGCGGCGGCCCGTCGCAGCCTCGAAGGGCTCGCGCTGGGCGACGCGTTCGGCGAACGCTGGTTCCCGCTCTTCCGCGACCCCGACCGGGCGTTCCAGGAGATCCAGGCCCGGCGCACCCCGCCCGAGGCGGAGTGGCACTGGACGGACGACACCGCCCTCGCGCTCGCCGTGCACCGCGTGCTCGGGGAGTACGGGACCGTCGACCAGGACCGCCTGGCGGCCTGCTTCGCCGACACCTTCCACGCCGATCCGGCCCGGGGGTACGGGCACGGCATGCACGTCCTGCTCCCGGAACTCCTCGCCGCGCCGGAACGCTGGCGGGCGCTCGCGCCCGAGCTGTTCGAGGGCGGCAGCCTCGGCAACGGCGCGGCGATGCGGGTCGCGCCGCTCGGCGCCTGGTTCCACGCCGACCTGGCGCGCGTGACCGAACAGGCCGTGCTGTCCGCCGAGGTGACACACGCCCACCCGCAGGGCATCGCGGGCGCGGTGGCGGTCGCCGTGGCGGCGGCGCTCTCGGTACGGGGCGAGCTGTCCGTGGCGGCGGTGGCGGAGGCGACTCCCGAGGGGGTGGTACGGGAGGGCCTGGCGCGCGCCGCCGCGTTGCCGTTCACCACCGCCCCCTGGAAGGCCGCGGACATCCTCGGCAACGGCCGGCGCATCCGGGCCGACGACACCGTCCCCTTCGCGGTCTGGACGGCGGCCCGCCACCCGGACGACCTGACGGCCGCCCTGTGGTCGACGGCGGAGGGCTTCGGGGACGTGGACACGACGTGCGCCATCACGGGCGGGATCGTGGCGGCGCGAACGGGACTGTCGGGCGTACCGGCGGAGTGGCTGAAAAGACGAGAGGCACTACCACTGCCGTAA
- a CDS encoding GTP-binding protein: MVPEEDARAWQLDRTRAPVATKIVIAGGFGVGKTTFVGSVSEIPPLQTEALMTQAGAELDDVTHTPDKLTTTVAMDYGRITLDDDLVLYLFGTPGQQRFWFMWDDLVRGAIGAVVLADTRRLPDCFPALDYFESCGLPYIVAVNHFEGTPPFEPEDVREALTVPEHVPILIMDARERQTAVKSLFTLVRHALASSPE; the protein is encoded by the coding sequence ATGGTGCCCGAAGAGGACGCCAGGGCCTGGCAGTTGGACCGCACCCGCGCTCCCGTCGCCACCAAGATCGTGATCGCGGGCGGGTTCGGCGTCGGCAAGACGACCTTCGTCGGGTCGGTCTCCGAGATCCCGCCGCTCCAGACCGAGGCGCTGATGACCCAGGCGGGCGCCGAGCTCGACGACGTCACGCACACGCCCGACAAGCTCACCACGACCGTGGCGATGGACTACGGCCGCATCACGCTCGACGACGACCTGGTGCTGTACCTGTTCGGTACGCCGGGCCAGCAGCGTTTCTGGTTCATGTGGGACGACCTGGTACGGGGCGCGATCGGCGCGGTCGTGCTGGCCGACACCCGCCGCCTGCCCGACTGCTTCCCGGCGCTGGACTACTTCGAGAGCTGCGGGCTGCCGTACATCGTGGCCGTCAACCACTTCGAGGGCACCCCGCCCTTCGAGCCGGAGGACGTACGCGAGGCGCTGACCGTACCGGAGCACGTACCCATCCTGATCATGGACGCGCGGGAACGGCAGACCGCGGTCAAGTCCCTCTTCACCCTGGTGCGTCACGCGCTCGCGTCCTCGCCGGAGTAA
- a CDS encoding DUF3291 domain-containing protein → MTAYELAQVNIARLKYPLDSAELKDFVDALDPVNAVADESAGFVWRLQSDSGNATDVPVFGDAWLIVNLSVWRDVEALKAFMYAGRHRELLSRRREWFERVEEAMTALWWVPAGHRPTVAEAERHLRHLRENGPAAHTFTLRESYPAPGEDDRG, encoded by the coding sequence ATGACCGCGTACGAGCTTGCCCAGGTGAACATAGCCCGCCTCAAGTACCCCTTGGATTCTGCGGAGTTGAAGGACTTCGTGGACGCCCTGGACCCGGTGAACGCCGTGGCCGACGAGTCCGCCGGCTTCGTGTGGCGGTTGCAGAGCGACAGCGGCAACGCCACGGACGTCCCGGTCTTCGGCGACGCGTGGCTGATCGTGAACCTGTCGGTGTGGCGGGACGTGGAGGCGCTGAAGGCGTTCATGTACGCGGGACGGCACCGCGAGCTGCTGAGCCGGCGCAGGGAGTGGTTCGAGCGGGTGGAGGAGGCTATGACGGCCCTGTGGTGGGTACCGGCGGGCCATCGCCCGACGGTGGCGGAGGCGGAACGCCATCTGCGCCACCTACGGGAGAACGGCCCGGCGGCCCACACCTTCACACTGCGGGAAAGCTACCCGGCCCCGGGCGAGGACGACCGGGGCTGA